In one window of Eleutherodactylus coqui strain aEleCoq1 chromosome 10, aEleCoq1.hap1, whole genome shotgun sequence DNA:
- the LOC136580598 gene encoding uncharacterized protein isoform X2, with product MDQLVMQIKEAVASQGPEWLMRMAAEIGATPSGEAGAGEVQPAQMASSAPRGRPQRRRIPPTRLSPSPAVKKGAQNASPRPARSNVGGGARPQRPAAGGNMGATGRSAGRPEETPEGLTGTSAAASGADERRASRTERQGERAAASRASYGYSRRPRGVSRNWDRVRHAVASPERSQPGPSHPSFPSAGPEDELEDGEIQGTPPDSGCQRGMLPGDLMGDSRRELTTLIRNSVAESTWKRYNAIWKRWLMAAGGQFPEGARARAVTLDVIAELRRRGASASSARKHLSAIAFLLRLHGRRDVTKEFVFGQILKGWKKEGSSRDDRRPITFELLKAMLNALGAVCKDESEVLLFRVAFSLAFSRH from the exons ATGGACCAGCTCGTTATGCAGATCAAGGAAGCTGTTGCCAGCCAGGGACCGGAATGGCTGATGAGGATGGCCGCGGAGATCGGTGccacgccgtcgggagaagccggggcaggagaagTGCAGCCGGCGCAGATGGCATCCAGCgcgccccgcggaagaccccagagaaggaggattccccctaccaggctgagcccgagcccagccgtgaagaagggggCCCAGAACGCAAGCCCGAGACCTGCGCGTTCGAATGTCGGTggcggagcgcggccgcagcgaccGGCGGCGGGAGGCAACATGGGCGCGACCGGAAGAAGCGCCGGAAGACCAGAAGAAACCCCCGAGGGACTTACCGGGACttcagcagcggcatcaggagcGG atgagagGCGGGCCTCACGTACCGAAAGGCAGGGCGAGCGGGCCGCAGCCTCCAGGGCGTCCTATGGCTACAGCAGGCGaccccgtggtgtctcccgtaattgggacagggtacgacacgcggtggcgagtccggaaaggagccaaccgggaccgagtcacccgtctttcccctcggcagggccggaggacgaattggagg atggagagattcagggaactccacccgacagcggatgtcaaaggggtatgttgcccggcgatcttatgggagatagtagaagagagctcacgactctgattcgcaactccgttgcggaatcgacgtggaagCGATATAATGCTATATGGAAAAGGTGgttgatggcagcagggggacaattCCCTGAGGGAGCGCGGGCAAGAGCGGTGACGTTAGACGTTATAGCGGAGCTGCGGCGTCGCGGTGCATCGGCGAGCTCGGCGCGCAAGCACTTATCGgccattgcgtttttgttgcgcctgcacggaCGGCGTGACGTGACAAAGGAGTTTGTCTTCGGACAGATTCTcaaaggttggaaaaaagaagggtcgtcaagagacgacaggcggccgataaCATTTGAGCTGTTAAAGGCGATGCTGAACGCtttgggagcagtgtgcaaagaTGAAAGCGAGGTGCTGCTCTTTCGGGTGGCGTTTTCGTTAGCGTTTTCGCGGCATTGA
- the LOC136580598 gene encoding uncharacterized protein isoform X1, protein MDQLVMQIKEAVASQGPEWLMRMAAEIGATPSGEAGAGEVQPAQMASSAPRGRPQRRRIPPTRLSPSPAVKKGAQNASPRPARSNVGGGARPQRPAAGGNMGATGRSAGRPEETPEGLTGTSAAASGADERRASRTERQGERAAASRASYGYSRRPRGVSRNWDRVRHAVASPERSQPGPSHPSFPSAGPEDELEGESQCNRVWGDSSPNNVNNFMVALRALVNEFDKGKGMVTSVNPGSPVVGDVAHAAGCSPVVATGKGDESVKDGLRFSDSLFCGVAPLGVGLAEDTIEKIKGGVYVDIWSLLSVEHVSVDKERFAERDKKPKVAKTFSNWLQAMLTLAHVICQYQPGKGPELLVYINTIHSAYKLHGGAAWWRYDEDFRRRISGTSHVSWATKATDAWIQLILAQKPTKPLFQSNSTVTGGQQAPVPHKPSGSCWAFNEGNCRFLAACKFRHECSFCGGAHAAVRCFRRQKQNLPAATALPGGNSSERAVPGGVVRQVPQETGSKPS, encoded by the exons ATGGACCAGCTCGTTATGCAGATCAAGGAAGCTGTTGCCAGCCAGGGACCGGAATGGCTGATGAGGATGGCCGCGGAGATCGGTGccacgccgtcgggagaagccggggcaggagaagTGCAGCCGGCGCAGATGGCATCCAGCgcgccccgcggaagaccccagagaaggaggattccccctaccaggctgagcccgagcccagccgtgaagaagggggCCCAGAACGCAAGCCCGAGACCTGCGCGTTCGAATGTCGGTggcggagcgcggccgcagcgaccGGCGGCGGGAGGCAACATGGGCGCGACCGGAAGAAGCGCCGGAAGACCAGAAGAAACCCCCGAGGGACTTACCGGGACttcagcagcggcatcaggagcGG atgagagGCGGGCCTCACGTACCGAAAGGCAGGGCGAGCGGGCCGCAGCCTCCAGGGCGTCCTATGGCTACAGCAGGCGaccccgtggtgtctcccgtaattgggacagggtacgacacgcggtggcgagtccggaaaggagccaaccgggaccgagtcacccgtctttcccctcggcagggccggaggacgaattggagggtgagtcccaatgtaatagagtgtggggtgattcgtcgcccaataatgtgaataattttatggtagcgctgagagcgctggtgaacgagtttgacaaaggtaaaggtatGGTGACGAGTGTTAACCCGGGGAGTCCCGTGGTTGGTGATGTGGCTCACGCTGCCGGGTGCTCGCCAGTGGTGGCGACCGGAAAAGGCGAcgagtcggtaaaagatggtttGCGTTTTTCAGACTCCTtattttgtggcgtggccccgctgggggtgggcctcgcggaggacacaattgaaaaaattaaaggtGGAGTAtacgtggacatttggtcgctcctatcggtggagcatgtATCGGTGGATAAGGAGCGCTTCGCAGAACGGGACAAGAAGCCCAAAGTAGctaaaacatttagcaattggctacaagccatgttaaccctggctcacgtcatatgccagtaccagccgggtaaaggcccggagctactggtatatattaacactattcatagcgcttacaagctgcacggaggtgcggcatggtggcgctatgacgaagattttcgtcggAGAATTTCGGGAACGAGTCATGTGAGctgggcgacaaaagcgacggatgcttggatccagttgatcctgGCACAAAAGCCGACGAAGCCCCTTTTTCAGAGCAACAGTACGGTTACTGGTGGGCAGCAGGCACCCGTTCCACATAAGCCCTCGGGTTCCTGCTGGGCATTTAATGAGGGTAACTGTCGGTTTCTTGCAGCATGTaagttccggcacgagtgctcctttTGCGGCGGTGCGCACGCAGCGGTCAGATGTTTTcggagacaaaagcaaaacttgcCCGCGGCAACAGCGTTGCCCGGGGGCAACTCCAGTGAACGCGCTGTTCCTGGAGGAGTGGTTAGACAAGTACCACAGGAGACGGGAagcaaaccttcttaa